The Acidimicrobiales bacterium DNA segment CGCGCCGCTCTGGCGGTCGCCCCGGTTCCCCTGGATCATCTCCCGCTGGCCGGGGAACCAGGAACGCCGGTAGGTCTCGATGAAGTAACCCCGCTCATCACGGTGGATGTCGGGCTCGACGATGTAGACGCCGTCGATGACGTCACTCGGCGTCACGGTTGCCATGAATGCTCCAGGCTTGTTCTGATCGTGGATGTTTCATCGTGGACTGCGGAAGGATCGGACTACTCGATCTCGAGATGGCAGTGGTCGCCCAGCATCACACGGGTGGCACGCGGCCGCGCGTCGCCCTTGCTGATCTCGGTGTCGCGGCCGACCAGCGAATCGGTGAGGCGAGGGATGTCGGTGACCGAACTCCGCCGCAGCAGGACGGAATTGTCGATCTCGCTGCGGCTGATGCGACAGTCGAGGGCGATCGAACTGTAGGGCCCGACGTAGCTGTCCTCGACGATCGTGCCGGCACCGACGATGGCCGGCCCCCGCACCGTCGAGTTGACGATCTTGGCGCCGGCCTCGATGACCACGCGGCCGTCGATCGTCGAGCGATCGTCGACCTCGCCGTCGACACGACGGCCGAGCTTGTCGAGGACCAACCGATTGCATTCGAGCAAGGGGTCCTTCTTGCCGGTGTCGATCCACCAACCGACCAGGACCTCGTGATTCACCCGGTGGCCGTTGCTCACCAGCCACTGGATCGCATCGGTGATCTCGAGCTCACCCCGGGGCGACGGCTCGATCGAGGCCACGGCGGTGTGGATCGTCGCGTCGAAGAGGTACACGCCGACGAGGGCGAGGTCGGACGGCGGCACCTCGGGCTTCTCGACGAGTTGCAGTACCTCGCCGTCGGGGCCGATCTCGGCCACGCCGAACGCGGTGGGGTTCTCGACTCGGGCGAGCAGGATCTGGGCGGCCGGCGCCACGTGGTCGACGCCCAACTGGGGCTCGGCCCGGCGAGCGTTCTCGAAGCCGTCGACGAACTCGGTGAGCCCCTGCTCGAGCATGTTGTCGCCGAGGTACATCACGAAGTCGTCGTCGCCGAGGAAGTCACGGGCGATCAGCACGCAGTGGGCGAGGCCGAGGGGCTCGTCCTGCACGATCCAGGTGACGGCGACACCGAACTGTGAGCCGTCGCCCACGTGTTCGCGGATCTCGTCGCCGGTCGCCGGGGCGATGATGATGCCGATCTCCTCGATGCCCGCGGCGGCCATGTCCTCGATTCCGTAGAACAGAATCGGCTTGTTGGCTATGGGCACCAGCTGTTTCGCGCTGGTGTGGGTGATCGGGCGAAGCCGGGTTCCGGCACCGCCGCTGAGAATGAGACCCTTCACGGGGGGTAAGGGTACCGAGGGCGGACGGCGCTGTCTCTAGGCGCGATGGCCCAGAGGCGGCAGGCGCGTCAGTCGCCGAGGTCGTGCGTCCTCAGCCGCCCGGACCGGGTGTGCACCGTGTACTCGTACTTGAGCAACCCGGCAGTGACGAGCGAGCCCGTCGTGACGGCGGCCACCAGCGCCGTCTCGACCCGCAGGAACGGCTCGTTCGCGAACATGAGCGCAATCGGGAACGCAGCGACGCCGACCACGAACCCGACCACGGCGAGCTGGGTGTGATCCAGGGCCACCAGCCCGAGCGACAGCGACAGCATCACCATGAGTCCACCGCCGCTGGCCGACAGCAGGGCCATGTCACGGGCGCCGATCTCGTCCCCGAAGAGCGTCGCCACGAGCCACGGACCGATCGCGGCCATGACCCCCACCGAGACCACGGCAACGGTGACCACCGCGGCCACGAGGCGGAGCTGCACGGCTCGGAATCCGTTGAGGTCGTTCTCACCGGCCATGCGGGCCAAATTCGGCAGCAGGGCCGCCTTGACCGCCTGGAAGAAGAACAACGGCACCCGCGAGATGATCAGGCCGTTGAGGAAGACGCCGGGCGCCTCTTCGCCGAGCTCGGTGCCCACGATCTCGAGCGCCACGGGGCCCACGTTGAGCATGAACGCCTCACCGAGGCCGGCGATGAGCAGCCAGCCCAGCGACGGGGTCAGTTCGGCGAGCGGTGCGGGCGGGCCGGGTTTGACGAACGGCCGCAGCGTCCCGACACCGACGACGGTCGCGATGGCGAACGCGATCCCGATCGACACGGCGTAGGCACCCACGATCTCGATGCCGATGATCGCGAGCACGGCCGCCAGCGTGACCCGGGTGAGGCCCTCGGCGGCGAAGTAGGCCCCGTAGCGGGTGAACTCGTGGCGCCCGGAGAGCACCCCGCGTACGCACTCGGCCACCATGAACGCCGCCATCGCCAGGATCAGCGCGACCAGGAGGTCGACCCGGTCGTCGAGCAGGTGATCGAGGCCCAACGGCCATGCGGCGATCGCGCCGAGCACGACGATGGCGACCTGGACCGTTCCGATGCGCAGGGCCTGCCGGAAGACCGGTGCGCTCCCCTCGCCGCGTCCGGCCCGGTTGGCCGTGGCCCGGGCGAGTTCCTGTTCGAGCGGCTGGAAGAGGCCCGGCCCGAGGATGTAGATCAGGCCCCACAGCACGGCGAGGCCGCCGTACGCGTCGTCGCCCAGGGCGCGGCGGGCCACAACCAGGAAGGCGTAGGTCGTGATGCCGTTGACCACGAGTCCGGTGCCGATGGCGGCAGTGCCGACAGGCAACGGATTTCGGTCGCGCAGGGTCGCGAGTCGAGGGTGGATGGGGCTGCTCCAAGGTCCGTCTCGCCGATCCCGGCGGGACCGGGCGAGCCTATCGGCGCGGTCCCGTGCGAGAACGGATCAGGCGGGCGTGAAGCTCGGCATGCAGAGGCCGTCGAGCTCGGTGATCTCGATGCGGTCCCGGTTCTCCCAGGTGACCTCGTTGTCGGGGTCGACGCGCAGCTTGAACTCTCGGAACGTCATCTCGAGGGCGTCGAAGGCGACCAGGCGACCCGAGAGCGATTCGCCGATGCCCAGGATGAGCTTGACGGCCTCGAGCCCCTGGATCGTACCGACGATGCCGGGGAGCACGCCGAGCACGCCGGCCTCGGCGCAGGAGGGCGCGAACTCCGCCGGCGGCGCCTCGGGCAGCATGTCGCGATAGGTCGGACCGTTGCGGGGATCGAACACGGTGATCTGACCCTCGAACCGGAAGATCGAACCGTGCACCACGGGGATGCCCAGCTTCACGCTGGCGTCGTTGAGGAGATAGCGGCTCGGGAAGTTGTCGGCGCCGTCGACCACGACGTCGTAACCCTCGAGGATGTCCATGATGTTGTCGGCCCCGAGACGGGCGTCGTAGGTGACGACGTTGACATCGGGGTTGAGTCCCGTCAGCGTCTTCTTGGCCGAGTCGACCTTACGTTCACCGATCCGGTCGAGGTTGTGCAGGATCTGACGCTGGAGATTGGACTCGTCGACCACGTCCATGTCGATGATGCCGATGGTGCCGACACCGGCCGCAGCGAGATAGAGCGCGGCGGGCGAACCGAGGCCGCCCGCACCCAGCAGCAGCACCTTGGCGTCGAGCAGCTTGAGCTGGCCTTCCTCACCGATCTCGGGCACCAGCAGGTGGCGCTGGTAACGGTTGCGCTGGTCGGGCGTGAGGGTCTGGGGTCGCTTCCATTCGCGTCCCTCGTCCTTCCACTTGTTGAACCCGCCGTCCATCGAGACGGCGTTGGGGTAGCCCAGCTGCTCGAGCGTCTGCACGGCGAACGCCGAGCGCACGCCGCCCGCGCACATGACGACGAGCTTGGTGTCACGGTCGGCCACCCGGTTCTCGATGTTGGACTCGAGCTGACCGCGGGGAATGTGGATCGATCCGGGGACGGCCCCCTGTTCGTACTCGTCGGGTTCGCGCACGTCGAGGAGCGTGTAGCCCTCGGCGAGCAGCGACTCGCCGTCGGCGGTGTCGACCTCGTTGATCGACGCTTTCGCCTGCTGAAGAAGTTCACGGAAACTGGCCATGACGGAAAGCCTACCTACTCGGTCGGGAATTGCGATCTCCCCGTTCCCAACCGATGTCAGCGCATCGGCATTCCCACGATCCGGGGCAGGACCGCGGCGATCCGGTCGTGGATCACCACGTCGGCCAACCGATCCATCACCGTCGGCTCGCCGTTTACGATCACCACCCGGGCGCCGGCCGACTTGGCGATCTTGACCGTCTCGTTGATGGGAAAGACGGCGAGCGACGTACCGACGGTGAGGAAGAGATCGGCCTCGACGGCCGCGATCTCGGACCGGCGCAGATCCTCGGCATCGAGCGACTGGCCGAACGAGATCGTCGCCGACTTGAGAATGCCACCGCACACCCGGCACGGCGGGTCCTCCTCGCCCGCCCGC contains these protein-coding regions:
- the moeB gene encoding molybdopterin-synthase adenylyltransferase MoeB — its product is MASFRELLQQAKASINEVDTADGESLLAEGYTLLDVREPDEYEQGAVPGSIHIPRGQLESNIENRVADRDTKLVVMCAGGVRSAFAVQTLEQLGYPNAVSMDGGFNKWKDEGREWKRPQTLTPDQRNRYQRHLLVPEIGEEGQLKLLDAKVLLLGAGGLGSPAALYLAAAGVGTIGIIDMDVVDESNLQRQILHNLDRIGERKVDSAKKTLTGLNPDVNVVTYDARLGADNIMDILEGYDVVVDGADNFPSRYLLNDASVKLGIPVVHGSIFRFEGQITVFDPRNGPTYRDMLPEAPPAEFAPSCAEAGVLGVLPGIVGTIQGLEAVKLILGIGESLSGRLVAFDALEMTFREFKLRVDPDNEVTWENRDRIEITELDGLCMPSFTPA
- a CDS encoding glucose-1-phosphate thymidylyltransferase, with the protein product MKGLILSGGAGTRLRPITHTSAKQLVPIANKPILFYGIEDMAAAGIEEIGIIIAPATGDEIREHVGDGSQFGVAVTWIVQDEPLGLAHCVLIARDFLGDDDFVMYLGDNMLEQGLTEFVDGFENARRAEPQLGVDHVAPAAQILLARVENPTAFGVAEIGPDGEVLQLVEKPEVPPSDLALVGVYLFDATIHTAVASIEPSPRGELEITDAIQWLVSNGHRVNHEVLVGWWIDTGKKDPLLECNRLVLDKLGRRVDGEVDDRSTIDGRVVIEAGAKIVNSTVRGPAIVGAGTIVEDSYVGPYSSIALDCRISRSEIDNSVLLRRSSVTDIPRLTDSLVGRDTEISKGDARPRATRVMLGDHCHLEIE